A stretch of Tigriopus californicus strain San Diego chromosome 11, Tcal_SD_v2.1, whole genome shotgun sequence DNA encodes these proteins:
- the LOC131890943 gene encoding protein rogdi-like, translated as MSPIESEEGVSVAEDDVEREEIIALEREFHWLLKNEVHQVLHELTVVLKECVKRFPMSLCDVERPPLVEKYLLNAPSTTPTDQVKVIVTLTGDAISQADINLKLPRPGKDLYQNTNVREDQPWRLQQIQDAGNHLQLAITEMGTIDDDYQFKSAEEVDRFLSRVMSYLQKSRSALVNPRKRTLEELHNSKQLKALNPQLPSELALSFFIQGWKLVFAVYHIVNDKGVSKFNRYQAECAIPWINEVLLTLTIGLQTAQQLRDKVKVFTQYQDLDLDHPVASIDP; from the exons ATGTCGCCGATTGAATCTGAAGAGGGCGTGTCGGTAGCGGAAGATGACGTGGAGCGAGAGGAAATCATTGCCTTA GAAAGAGAATTCCATTGGCTactcaaaaatgaagttcACCAAGTGCTCCATGAACTTACGGTTGTACTGAAG GAATGTGTGAAACGATTTCCCATGTCTTTGTGCGATGTGGAAAGACCACCTTTGGTCGAGAAATACCTACTTAATGCTCCCTCTACCACACCCACGGATCAAGTGAAGGTTATTGTAACCTTGACGGGCGATGCCATCTCCCAAGCTGATATTAACTTGAAACTGCCTCGTCCGGGCAAAGATCTTTATCAAAATACAAATGTCCGGGAAGATCAACCCTGGAGACTTCAGCAGATCCAGGATGCTGGCAACCATTTGCAATTGGCCATTACAGAAATGGGAACCATTGATGACGATTACCAATTCAAGTCCGCTGAGGAAGTGGATCGTTTCTTAAGTCGCGTCATGTCATACTTGCAAAAAAGCCGCTCTGCTCTGGTTAATCCCAGGAAGCGGACTTTGGAGGAATTGCATAACAGCAAACAATTG AAAGCCCTCAACCCTCAATTGCCAAGCGAATTAGCGCTCAGCTTCTTCATTCAAGGTTGGAAACTTGTTTTTGCAGTCTACCATATAGTAAACGACAAAGGGGTTTCCAAGTTCAACCGATACCAAGCTGAATGCGCTATTCCTTGGATCAACGAAGTATTACTTACTCTGACTATTGGTCTTCAAACTGCTCAGCAACTTCGCGATAAG GTGAAAGTGTTCACTCAATACCAAGATTTGGATCTCGATCATCCTGTTGCCTCGATAGATCCTTGA
- the LOC131890942 gene encoding lactosylceramide 4-alpha-galactosyltransferase-like, which translates to MWMPCCLSVFLLSLTLSNASINVCDKTDRNTDCHTLVGESVIPLKELENEGEWLDKKKIFFLETSGRDHLQNRQCCAIESAVKHAGDLDVLVVMVADHLDLSANNATRQLYQGLGNSGKLHFRKVNVETIFQDTPLQEVFESGRLAASPHPIVHLSDALRLVLIEKFGGWYSDLDIIFLDKVHDMENVIGSDQLSRVQQQRDPNALGDVVSNAIFHFEAGHPIIKLAVQAFSRSFDGKWSSGGPNLLNKVILFLCQSPRIDSDINEKCEKMKVKVNVVKPYIFYPFGWFDAQDLVANLTEEEWIERFKASKVAHFYQSSANRKSKMLKRRFYGKAYPGLLYLAQNYCPISLHADKTF; encoded by the exons atgtggaTGCCATGTTGTTTGAGTGTatttcttctctccttgaCACTATCCAATGCTTCCATTAACGTTTGTGACAAGACAGATCGCAATACCGATTGCCACACACTTGTGGGAGAAAGCGTGATACCATTGAAGGAGCTGGAAAATGAAGGTGAATGGCTGGAtaaaaagaagatttttttcttggaaaccTCAGGGCGAGACCATTTGCAAAACCGCCAATGTTGTGCCATTGAATCGGCAGTAAAACATGCCGGGGATCTTGATGTCCTCGTAGTGATGGTGGCCGACCATTTAGATCTCTCTGCAAACAATGCTACCCGTCAATTGTATCAAGGCCTTGGCAATTCAGGCAAACTCCACTTCCGCAAAGTCAATGTGGAGACCATCTTTCAGGATACACCATTGCAAGAGGTCTTCGAATCCGGGCGATTAGCAGCCAGTCCTCATCCAATTGTCCACTTAAG TGATGCCTTGCGGTTGGTTCTGATTGAGAAATTTGGGGGATGGTACTCCGATTTGGATATTATCTTCCTCGACAAGGTCCATGATATGGAGAACGTGATTGGATCGGACCAATTGTCTCGAGTTCAGCAACAACGGGATCCCAACGCTTTGGGCGATGTCGTGTCCAACGCTATCTTCCATTTTGAAGCGGGTCATCCCATAATCAAGCTCGCAGTTCAAGCCTTTTCTCGCAGTTTTGATGGGAAATGGTCCAGCGGAGGTCCTAATTTACTAAATAAGGTCATTCTGTTCTTGTGCCAGTCTCCCAGGATTGATAGTGATATTAACGAGAAATGTGAGAAGATGAAGGTTAAGGTGAATGTTGTGAAACCTTatattttttatccatttGGATGGTTTGATGCTCAAGATTTAGTGGCTAACTTGACCGAAGAAGAGTGGATTGAACGGTTCAAAGCCTCCAAAGTTGctcatttttatcaatcaTCCGCTAACAGAAAGTCAAAAATGTTAAAGCGACGTTTTTACGGCAAGGCATATCCGGGTCTTTTGTACCTGGCTCAGAACTATTGTCCAATCAGTCTACATGCAGACAAAACCTTTTAA
- the LOC131890940 gene encoding UV-stimulated scaffold protein A-like, whose protein sequence is MSMDLKDPKTLAKAVEALTTSGVAELDEKELKKVKKICKSTPESIPFLYDVVMVQLKKKHSEIRLSTFQLIIEIFQRSHAFREKIVNNLQEILELSMDISGQLPLPKAARERLKKLSLETMKDWVQKFGEGYKKLSLAYNYLKQVKKVDFNDMEARSALERQVEEEKSKKMNNIWKERVKRITGEMRDAQGDIQDCCTQLKSCFELLLPTLKNFDYAGDIDLEADQSEDFANSRVHGLAQSSRQAIQVEVGASSGQKLIPTDENEAIIENLRDQHTILDHKLLPMAKAWCVTLAKAGDICDSDSLKKAIDVKQILEEMDSKAKDLGVDLKGKNQDNSDSDTDDDDFVEVEPKPDFEASVLYEPQDLIQVATRDPQPSTSGTQKTQSTWTLLQEDQADDPTTAAATLTKLKAHIRPSNLPKIDPSLRKDVPVLPYDVDLYNWGEEIKPQKVIIDNEKLRFWGGSGRDDDEMVIPGSDAAMRERSIAFTGSFEPVQWSCRAPLATGRLCPRKDRVKCPLHGKIIPRDNMGNPSNLADKLALEKIAQDKMAANPDWQDPQLLQDIKASTGKDLRIVRKGDKKKQKRKFPGLTDIGAIENNTRARLEKKIFNRSSMKRVASTVNRIEANKFQDKFGDQFNYVFSK, encoded by the exons ATGAGTATGGATTTGAAGGACCCAAAGACATTGGCCAAGGCTGTGGAGGCTTTGACAACTTCGGGTGTAGCAGAGCTGGATGAGAAGGagttgaaaaaagttaaaaagatCTGCAA gAGTACTCCAGAGTCCATTCCGTTCTTGTATGATGTGGTCATGGTTCAACTAAAGAAGAAGCACTCAGAGATCAGACTATCCACATTTCAGTTGATTATTGAGATATTTCAGAGATCCCATGCCTTCCGGGAGAAGATCGTGAATAATCTCCAAGAGATTTTAGAACTGAGCATGGATATTTCTGGCCAATTGCCATTACCAAAGGCTGCTCGAGAACGGTTGAAGAAGCTTTCCTTGGAAACAATGAAGGACTGGGTTCAAAAGTTTGGCGAAGGATATAAGAAGCTTTCTTTGGCCTACAACTATTtgaaacaagtcaaaaaagtaGACTTTAATGACATGGAGGCTAGAAGTGCACTGGAGAGGCAagttgaggaagaaaaaagcaaaaagatgaACAATATCTGGAAGGAACGAGTCAAGAGAATCACAGGCGAAATGAGGGACGCTCAAGGGGATATTCAAGATTGTTGTACTCAACTGAAATCGTGCTTTGAGCTCCTGCTCCCGACTTTAAAAAACTTTGACTATGCCGGTGACATTGACCTGGAGGCAGACCAATCCGAGGATTTCGCCAACTCAAGAGTGCATGGGTTGGCCCAATCCTCCAGGCAAGCCATTCAAGTTGAAGTGGGTGCCAGTTCCGGTCAAAAGTTGATTCCGACGGATGAAAATGAGGCAATAATAGAAAATCTCCGGGATCAGCATACAATCTTAGACCACAAGCTCCTCCCAATGGCCAAAGCTTGGTGTGTAACCTTGGCCAAAGCTGGTGATATTTGCGATAGCGACTCGCTGAAGAAGGCCATTGATGTGAAGCAGATTCTTGAAGAGATGGATTCCAAAGCTAAAGACCTCGGCGTTGATCTTAAAGGGAAGAACCAAGATAATTCTGACTCTGATACTGACGATGACGACTTTGTAGAGGTTGAGCCAAAACCAGATTTCGAGGCATCTGTGCTTTATGAGCCTCAAGACCTAATTCAAGTTGCCACACGTGACCCCCAACCCTCCACTTCAGGAACTCAGAAAACCCAATCCACATGGACCCTTTTACAAGAGGATCAAGCGGACGATCCAACGACCGCAGCAGCCACTCTAACCAAATTGAAGGCCCACATTCGACCCAGCAACCTGCCCAAAATTGACCCATCTCTTAGAAAAGATGTTCCAGTTTTGCCCTATGATGTCGATCTATACAACTGGGGTGAGGAAATCAAGCCTCAGAAGGTCATCATCGACAACGAAAAGCTCCGGTTTTGGGGAGGCTCCGGgcgtgatgatgatgaaatggTGATTCCCGGCTCAGACGCAGCCATGAGGGAGAGATCTATTGCCTTCACAG GATCTTTCGAGCCCGTCCAATGGAGTTGCCGGGCTCCTTTGGCTACTGGTAGACTTTGTCCTCGGAAGGATCGTGTGAAGTGTCCACTTCACGGCAAGATCATTCCTCGCGACAATATGGGCAATCCCTCAAATTTGGCGGATAAATTGGCCTTGGAAAAGATTGCACAGGACAAAATGGCAGCCAATCCAGATTGGCAGGATCCCCAACTTCTTCAAGACATTAAGGCCAGCACAGGAAAGGATTTAAGAATTGTCAGGAAAGGCgacaagaagaagcagaagcgGAAATTCCCAGGGTTGACGGATATTGGCGCCATTGAGAACAACACACGTGCTCGCCTAGAGAAGAAGATTTTTAACCgctcttcaatgaaaaggGTGGCCAGTACGGTCAATCGAATAGAAGCCAACAAATTTCAAGATAAATTTGGCGATCAATTTAACTATGTATTCTCGAAATAG
- the LOC131890948 gene encoding peptidyl-prolyl cis-trans isomerase FKBP11-like produces the protein MEMSPILLLIGIVVSLVHGLREEITHEIISNPEYCPYTAEIGDTVKIEIKSARLDDPETGEIFDKSLLKHPRTFVLGSTNVIPGLGLQGLTRMCVDEIRRVKIPNTDRYFKDRTSQIAVGDKAKYVFYTVELLELSKGPSLKDLNPGLSFGGGEL, from the exons ATGGAAATGTCTCCTATTTTGTTATTGATCGGGATTGTCGTCTCCCTGGTTCATGGCCTTCGAGAAGAGATCACCCACGAGATCATTTCAAACCCTGAGTATTGTCCGTACACAGCCGAAATCGGAGACACGGTGAAAATAGAAATCAAGTCTGCTCGTTTGGACGATCCGGAGACCGGCgagatttttgacaaatctcTCTTGAAACATCCGAGAACCTTTGTATTGGGAAGCACAAAT GTTATTCCTGGATTGGGTTTACAAGGCCTAACAAGAATGTGTGTGGACGAGATAAGAAGGGTCAAAATCCCGAATACGGATCGATACTTCAAAGACCGAACCTCCCAAATTGCCGTGGGTGACAAGGCCAAGTATGTGTTTTACACCGTGGAACTCCTGGAGTTGTCTAAAGGTCCCTCCCTTAAGGATCTGAACCCTGGACTCAGCTTTGGAGGTGGAGAGCTTTGA
- the LOC131890941 gene encoding RNA-binding protein 33-like yields MKPISSATEAMNEVTSTKNLQGFPKWQILEEGSTAKLPRKRFFEPPPNEELQKPIGGTLDPRCKRQRRATLLTDDGPIDVSIVPSKAVRCPGKTDKYRCPVTNCRLKGRQGSRVFISRHFCEEHKDFRSWRDVFIKKDAPPFILKDADPPKSGSPIKSLDSPSASAQRCTPSPKASHMSSSSMGRQEEDEPLHALEKHVKFSVHSQEEEISPPIMTAQSSSITSGTETSWAQTAPICASSEVQSGQICTSSETQNMVYQTSPQMIPQVLPQVSQAPQNSVPIRSEPMVTVQVPASSFFSSQNLAQPMIPQSFPMVNPYQQMSQVPQAQNVPMALVPLSMLSGLQAQNQQCVPQVIYPQQSDQGQGVQFLSPPGPVNMAPIPNNSCTTTKTENSEIMVQGQKYKIIQVAVPSKITPPSAVKGGPINESHKPVHLLPISQASPLWHQVVSSLNSPTPTSIIGQSQASNTKVVSSGTDPCQPIKPISNIPTSQSSNPSLGVGPGSQAFGLAPQYHPQLQQVLHQSQQQQHHPMTFQYVQPTQQVPQIQAGLPHHMSMNLVSMSQLMPQHQQQPQQQPQPQAYPHNQPQQTFMIPMYAQPQQQPQQ; encoded by the exons ATGAAACCCATCAGTAGTGCCACAGAAGCCATGAATGAAGTGACGTCCACGAAAAATCTCCAGGGTTTTCCGAAATGGCAGATTTTGGAGGAAGGGTCCACCGCCAAATTGCCCCGAAAACGATTCTTCGAGCCCCCTCCGAATGAGGAACTCCAAAAACCGATAGGTGGTACCCTCGACCCAAGATGCAAACGACAACGGAGAGCTACATTGCTCACGGATGACGGTCCTATCGAC GTGAGCATCGTTCCGTCCAAGGCCGTAAGATGTCCCGGTAAGACGGACAAGTACCGATGCCCAGTGACCAATTGCCGACTTAAAGGCCGCCAAGGCTCACGGGTCTTCATTTCACGCCATTTCTGCGAGGAGCACAAAGACTTTCGCAGTTGGCGGGATGTTTTCATTAAGAAGGATGCTCCTCCCTTCATTCTGAAAGATGCAGACCCCCCCAAATCAGGTTCTCCCATAAAGTCTTTAGACAGCCCAAGTGCTTCCGCTCAAAGGTGCACACCCTCACCCAAGGCCAGTCATATGAGTTCCTCTTCCATGGGCAGACAGGAAGAGGACGAGCCTTTGCACGCTTTGGAGAAACATGTGAAGTTTTCTGTCCAttctcaagaagaagaaatttcTCCACCAATTATGACTGCTCAATCAAGTTCCATCACCTCTGGAACCGAAACCTCTTGGGCGCAAACTGCACCCATTTGTGCCTCTTCAGAGGTCCAATCCGGACAGATCTGCACCTCATCTGAGACCCAGAACATGGTGTATCAAACCAGTCCACAAATGATCCCTCAAGTATTGCCGCAAGTGTCTCAAGCGCCTCAAAACAGTGTTCCAATCCGATCTGAGCCCATGGTTACCGTTCAAGTGCCGGCTTCTAGTTTTTTCTCTAGCCAAAATCTAGCTCAACCCATGATTCCGCAATCATTCCCTATGGTGAATCCATATCAGCAAATGTCACAAGTGCCTCAAGCTCAAAATGTGCCAATGGCTCTTGTTCCTCTAAGTATGCTCAGTGGCCTCCAGGCTCAAAATCAGCAATGTGTGCCACAAGTCATATACCCACAGCAAAGTGATCAAGGTCAAGGGGTACAATTCTTGTCGCCCCCTGGACCAGTGAATATGGCACCAATACCAAACAATTCGTGTACCACCACAAAGACAGAAAATTCCGAAATCATggttcaaggccaaaaatacAAGATTATTCAGGTGGCTGTGCCATCGAAAATCACACCGCCTTCAGCAGTGAAAGGTGGTCCCATCAATGAAAGTCATAAACCCGTTCACCTGCTACCAATTTCTCAGGCATCGCCATTGTGGCATCAAGTAGTGAGCTCATTGAATAGTCCTACACCAACCTCAATAATTGGTCAAAGTCAAGCGTCCAACACTAAAGTGGTTTCCAGTGGGACAGATCCTTGTCAACCAATCAAGCCCATTTCCAACATCCCAACTAGCCAAAGCAGCAACCCTAGCTTAGGCGTTGGTCCAGGGTCTCAGGCCTTTGGTTTAGCCCCTCAGTATCATCCGCAATTGCAACAAGTTTTGCACCAAtcgcaacaacagcaacatcatcCAATGACCTTCCAATACGTACAACCAACACAACAGGTTCCACAAATCCAAGCAGGTCTCCCTCATCATATGTCGATGAATCTAGTCTCCATGTCCCAACTGATGccacaacatcaacaacaaccacagcAACAACCACAGCCTCAGGCGTACCCACACaaccaaccacaacaaacttTTATGATTCCTATGTATGCTCAGCCACAACAGCAACCGCAACAATGA
- the LOC131890945 gene encoding uncharacterized protein LOC131890945 isoform X1 — protein MSDDFGHGFTYKIIEGEGAEEEPVVEFFDPEGNNVTPLPLYLPSEDPKLKEEVEKRVRKVPRPNTIMRTFLHVTTALYSMAGLGSLKQSRFYRDEINKSQDNQVNSNQEGDMAGPLGDPNDVFSEDKIDHEDVSARSNGPLEKLEAEHSKEIDIYLEETDTIWMLNIPGTCVEVDPDAPDKDEADGDNPNPQDEEGRVVFKYQLVDRWSQTLDFSKKRKGTQCDEIEVEPQATQVSTKDFLEEKRKLQNLGPSNMTLRSRSTSRERP, from the exons ATGTCAGACGATTTCGGGCATGGATTCACTTATAAGATTATTGAAGGCGAGGGTGCTGAAGAGGAGCCTGTCGTGGAATTTTTTGATCCAGAAGGAAACAATGTCACTCCGCTTCCACTTTACTTGCCAAGTGAGGACCCAAAATTAAAG gagGAGGTGGAAAAACGGGTGCGGAAAGTCCCGCGCCCCAACACCATAATGAGGACCTTTCTTCACGTAACCACAGCCTTGTATAGTATGGCGGGCTTGGGATCCCTCAAGCAATCACGGTTCTATCGGGACGAAATCAACAAATCCCAGGATAACCAAGTTAATTCCAATCAAGAGGGCGACATGGCTGGTCCACTAGGG GACCCGAATGATGTGTTTTCAGAGGACAAAATTGATCACGAAGACGTATCAGCCCGTTCGAATGGTCCCCTCGAGAAGTTGGAGGCCGAGCATTCCAAAGAAATCGACATATATCTTGAGGAAACTGATACCATTTGGATGTTAAATATTCCTGGGACGTGCGTAGAGGTTGATCCTGACGCACCAGACAAGGACGAAGCGGACGGGGACAACCCAAATCCACAAGATGAAGAGGGAAGAGTCGTCTTCAAGTATCAATTAGTGGATCGATGGAGCCAAActttggatttctccaaaaagaggaaaggcACCCAATGTGACGAAATCGAAGTTGAACCTCAGGCAACTCAAGTGAGCACAAAGGACTTCTTAGAAGAAAAGCGGAAGCTCCAGAATTTGGGGCCGTCCAACATGACACTAAGAAGCCGGTCGACCTCGCGCGAAAGACCTTAA
- the LOC131890945 gene encoding uncharacterized protein LOC131890945 isoform X2 codes for MDSLIRLLKARVLKRSLSWNFLIQKETMSLRFHFTCQEEVEKRVRKVPRPNTIMRTFLHVTTALYSMAGLGSLKQSRFYRDEINKSQDNQVNSNQEGDMAGPLGDPNDVFSEDKIDHEDVSARSNGPLEKLEAEHSKEIDIYLEETDTIWMLNIPGTCVEVDPDAPDKDEADGDNPNPQDEEGRVVFKYQLVDRWSQTLDFSKKRKGTQCDEIEVEPQATQVSTKDFLEEKRKLQNLGPSNMTLRSRSTSRERP; via the exons ATGGATTCACTTATAAGATTATTGAAGGCGAGGGTGCTGAAGAGGAGCCTGTCGTGGAATTTTTTGATCCAGAAGGAAACAATGTCACTCCGCTTCCACTTTACTTGCCAA gagGAGGTGGAAAAACGGGTGCGGAAAGTCCCGCGCCCCAACACCATAATGAGGACCTTTCTTCACGTAACCACAGCCTTGTATAGTATGGCGGGCTTGGGATCCCTCAAGCAATCACGGTTCTATCGGGACGAAATCAACAAATCCCAGGATAACCAAGTTAATTCCAATCAAGAGGGCGACATGGCTGGTCCACTAGGG GACCCGAATGATGTGTTTTCAGAGGACAAAATTGATCACGAAGACGTATCAGCCCGTTCGAATGGTCCCCTCGAGAAGTTGGAGGCCGAGCATTCCAAAGAAATCGACATATATCTTGAGGAAACTGATACCATTTGGATGTTAAATATTCCTGGGACGTGCGTAGAGGTTGATCCTGACGCACCAGACAAGGACGAAGCGGACGGGGACAACCCAAATCCACAAGATGAAGAGGGAAGAGTCGTCTTCAAGTATCAATTAGTGGATCGATGGAGCCAAActttggatttctccaaaaagaggaaaggcACCCAATGTGACGAAATCGAAGTTGAACCTCAGGCAACTCAAGTGAGCACAAAGGACTTCTTAGAAGAAAAGCGGAAGCTCCAGAATTTGGGGCCGTCCAACATGACACTAAGAAGCCGGTCGACCTCGCGCGAAAGACCTTAA